From the Candidatus Nanopelagicales bacterium genome, one window contains:
- the leuC gene encoding 3-isopropylmalate dehydratase large subunit, protein MGRTLAQKVWDQHVVRSAAGEPDLLYIDLHLIHEVTSPQAFDGLREAGRPVRRPELTVATEDHNVPTVDIDKPIADPVSRTQVETLRRNCEEFGVPIYSLGNVEQGIVHVVGPQLGLTQPGMTVVCGDSHTSTHGAFGALAFGIGTSEVEHVLATQTLPLKPFKTMAITIDGALPEGVTAKDLILAVIAEIGTGGGQGFVLEYRGEAIRALSMEARMTICNMSIEAGARAGMIAPDETTFAYLAGRPKAPVGAQWDEAMAAWRALSTDDDAEFDAEVVIDASSLSPFVTWGTNPGQGVPLSASVPNPADFTDPGQAAAARRALEYMGLEAGTPLRDIAVDTVFLGSCTNGRIEDLRAAADVVRDRKVADNVTMLVVPGSVRVRLAAEAEGLDKVFIEAGAQWRQAGCSMCLAMNPDKLTPGERSASTSNRNFEGRQGPGGRTHLVSPPVAAATAVLGHLAAPTDLEPLAG, encoded by the coding sequence ATGGGCCGCACATTGGCGCAGAAGGTGTGGGATCAGCACGTTGTCCGGAGTGCGGCTGGCGAACCAGATCTGCTCTACATCGACCTTCACCTCATCCACGAGGTGACCAGTCCACAGGCATTTGATGGCCTTCGTGAGGCTGGGCGTCCGGTGCGTCGCCCCGAGCTGACGGTAGCGACCGAGGATCACAACGTTCCGACCGTGGATATCGACAAGCCGATAGCCGATCCCGTATCGCGCACCCAGGTGGAGACCCTGCGACGCAACTGCGAGGAGTTCGGCGTGCCCATCTATTCGCTGGGAAACGTTGAGCAAGGCATCGTGCACGTCGTCGGTCCGCAGTTGGGTCTTACTCAACCGGGCATGACGGTCGTGTGCGGGGACAGCCATACGTCCACACACGGAGCGTTCGGTGCCTTGGCATTCGGCATCGGAACCAGCGAAGTCGAGCACGTCCTGGCGACGCAGACCCTGCCGTTGAAGCCCTTCAAGACAATGGCGATAACTATCGATGGTGCGTTGCCGGAGGGTGTCACGGCCAAGGATCTGATCCTGGCGGTGATTGCCGAAATCGGCACCGGCGGTGGCCAGGGTTTTGTCCTGGAATATCGCGGAGAGGCAATCCGAGCCCTGTCCATGGAAGCCCGAATGACGATCTGCAACATGTCGATCGAGGCCGGAGCGCGGGCAGGCATGATCGCGCCTGACGAGACGACGTTCGCCTATCTGGCGGGTCGACCCAAGGCACCGGTGGGCGCGCAATGGGATGAGGCGATGGCAGCGTGGCGAGCTTTGTCCACCGACGATGATGCCGAGTTCGACGCTGAGGTGGTCATCGACGCGTCCTCGCTCTCGCCATTCGTCACCTGGGGCACCAACCCGGGCCAGGGCGTGCCCTTGTCGGCGAGCGTGCCAAACCCGGCTGACTTTACCGATCCCGGCCAGGCCGCTGCGGCCCGTCGAGCACTTGAGTACATGGGACTCGAAGCCGGAACACCACTTCGAGACATCGCCGTTGACACGGTGTTTCTTGGCTCGTGCACGAACGGTCGGATCGAAGACCTGCGAGCGGCGGCCGACGTTGTCCGCGACCGCAAGGTGGCAGACAACGTCACCATGCTGGTTGTCCCTGGCTCGGTTCGGGTGCGCCTTGCTGCCGAGGCCGAGGGCCTGGACAAGGTATTCATCGAAGCGGGAGCCCAGTGGCGTCAGGCGGGTTGCTCAATGTGTCTGGCGATGAATCCGGACAAGTTGACCCCTGGCGAGCGGAGTGCCTCCACCTCGAATCGCAACTTCGAGGGTCGGCAGGGGCCTGGCGGGCGAACGCACCTCGTATCGCCGCCAGTCGCGGCCGCCACCGCCGTCCTTGGCCACCTGGCCGCACCCACCGACCTTGAGCCGCTGGCCGGCTGA
- the cofC gene encoding 2-phospho-L-lactate guanylyltransferase, translating into MHPKQPNNSGGWTVVVPVKELARAKSRLGLSHDGQRAPLALAFAKDVLHACLTASGVTRVFVVSGDATVLATARAAGAQAITDRDDEGADSARSSLNAALGRAEDWIRQLDAGARLAVIAGDLACATPESIDQALASAASYPRCFVSDHSGTGTTVLTANTHQLLRPMFGDGSAAEHRRSGARDLTVGTPAQLRLDVDTADDLRRAAESGLGPNSRRVLRQQGSLLLD; encoded by the coding sequence GTGCACCCGAAGCAACCAAACAACAGCGGCGGATGGACCGTCGTGGTGCCGGTCAAAGAACTCGCACGTGCAAAGAGCCGCCTTGGTTTATCCCACGATGGCCAGCGAGCACCACTGGCCCTCGCGTTCGCCAAGGATGTCCTGCACGCCTGCCTGACCGCGTCAGGCGTCACTCGCGTTTTCGTTGTTTCCGGTGACGCAACGGTCTTGGCGACAGCTAGAGCAGCGGGGGCGCAAGCAATCACCGACCGCGATGACGAGGGCGCAGATTCCGCACGCAGTTCGTTGAACGCCGCGCTTGGGCGAGCGGAAGACTGGATCCGCCAACTGGACGCGGGTGCACGCTTGGCTGTGATTGCGGGCGATCTAGCTTGCGCGACACCTGAGAGCATCGACCAAGCCCTGGCATCGGCGGCCAGTTACCCGCGCTGCTTCGTCTCGGACCATTCAGGCACTGGCACCACGGTATTGACCGCTAACACGCACCAACTCCTCCGCCCGATGTTTGGCGATGGATCGGCCGCGGAGCATCGTCGGTCGGGTGCTCGAGATTTGACGGTCGGCACTCCCGCGCAACTTCGTCTCGACGTCGACACAGCGGACGATCTCCGGCGCGCTGCCGAATCAGGACTCGGCCCAAACAGTCGACGGGTCCTGCGTCAGCAGGGTTCGCTGCTGTTGGACTAA
- a CDS encoding HU family DNA-binding protein — MNKAELIDRVAERLELNRKQAQDAVEEVIGSIQQAVASGEKVAITGFGIFEKASRRARTGRNPSTGAIVKIKATHVPRFRAGAEFKSVVKTGRAAAAKKAAPVKKAVAKQAAAVKKAAPAKKAPAKKAPAKKAPAKKAPAKKAPAKKAPAKKAPAKKAPAKKAPAKKAPAKKAPAKKAPAKKAPAKKAPAKKASAKK; from the coding sequence GTGAACAAGGCAGAACTCATTGATCGTGTTGCAGAACGACTAGAGCTCAATCGCAAGCAGGCGCAGGACGCGGTGGAAGAGGTCATTGGTTCCATCCAACAGGCAGTCGCGAGCGGTGAGAAAGTTGCGATCACCGGATTCGGAATCTTCGAGAAGGCGTCGCGACGTGCACGTACGGGGCGCAACCCGTCCACGGGTGCCATCGTCAAGATCAAGGCGACCCACGTTCCACGCTTCCGCGCCGGAGCGGAGTTCAAGAGTGTGGTGAAGACCGGCCGTGCCGCCGCTGCGAAGAAAGCAGCACCGGTGAAGAAGGCAGTGGCGAAGCAGGCGGCGGCAGTTAAGAAGGCCGCACCAGCCAAGAAGGCGCCAGCTAAGAAGGCGCCAGCTAAGAAGGCACCGGCGAAGAAGGCACCGGCGAAGAAGGCGCCAGCTAAGAAGGCGCCCGCCAAGAAGGCGCCCGCCAAGAAGGCACCGGCGAAGAAGGCACCGGCCAAGAAGGCACCGGCCAAGAAGGCACCGGCCAAGAAGGCACCGGCCAAGAAGGCACCGGCCAAGAAGGCACCGGCCAAGAAGGCATCAGCCAAGAAGTGA
- the leuD gene encoding 3-isopropylmalate dehydratase small subunit, producing MKKFTVHTGVGVPLQRSNVDTDQIIPAAYLKRVTRHGYEDALFSAWRNDPDFVLNDQAFSSGSVLVAGPEFGTGSSREHAVWALQDYGFKVVLSSRYADIFRGNAGKGGLLAAEVDQAVIERLWQLMAEQPGAHITVNLVERRVQADGIDEPFIIDDYVRWRLLEGLDDIGITLRHEPDITAFEASRPSYLPTTI from the coding sequence ATGAAGAAGTTCACGGTTCACACCGGCGTTGGAGTCCCGTTGCAACGCAGCAACGTCGACACCGACCAGATCATCCCGGCCGCCTACCTCAAGCGGGTCACTCGTCACGGATATGAAGATGCGCTCTTCTCGGCTTGGCGCAACGATCCGGATTTCGTGTTGAATGATCAGGCGTTCAGTTCCGGATCGGTGCTGGTGGCCGGACCCGAATTCGGCACGGGGTCCTCTCGCGAACATGCTGTGTGGGCGCTACAGGACTACGGCTTCAAGGTCGTGTTGTCGAGTCGGTACGCGGACATCTTCCGTGGCAATGCGGGAAAGGGTGGACTGCTTGCCGCGGAGGTTGACCAAGCGGTGATTGAGCGATTGTGGCAACTCATGGCCGAGCAGCCCGGTGCGCACATCACGGTCAATCTGGTGGAGCGTCGAGTCCAAGCAGACGGAATTGATGAGCCGTTCATCATTGATGACTATGTGCGATGGCGATTGCTGGAAGGTCTCGATGACATTGGTATCACCTTGCGCCATGAGCCGGACATCACGGCTTTCGAGGCATCGCGGCCGTCGTACTTGCCGACGACCATCTGA
- a CDS encoding 1-acyl-sn-glycerol-3-phosphate acyltransferase, with protein MTIAPFMTVWTRRERRNLEILSATYPPNDGVIVAINHMSWFDPMNVCHTLWDAGRPPRFMAKEKLFRVPFLGQIMSGAGQIPVFRESDDPRAAISAAIDAINAGECVVVYPEGTMTRDPEYWVMKGRTGAAHLALETGAPVIPMAQWGPQEVMGAYKNEFKILPRKLMRTNVGPPVDLDDFRGKEITRELLHEATDRIIEAITVLLAELRGEDAPPDHLDYREWRKAQAGGQPGSATAST; from the coding sequence ATGACCATTGCACCGTTCATGACAGTCTGGACCCGTCGTGAACGCCGCAACCTCGAGATCCTCAGCGCAACCTATCCACCCAACGACGGCGTCATCGTGGCGATCAACCACATGTCCTGGTTCGACCCGATGAATGTGTGCCACACGCTGTGGGACGCCGGGCGGCCACCGCGATTCATGGCCAAGGAGAAGCTGTTCCGGGTTCCTTTTCTCGGACAGATCATGAGCGGCGCAGGCCAGATACCGGTCTTCCGCGAGTCCGACGACCCCAGGGCTGCAATCAGCGCCGCGATTGACGCCATCAACGCGGGCGAGTGCGTCGTCGTCTATCCGGAGGGAACCATGACGCGGGACCCCGAGTACTGGGTCATGAAGGGCAGAACTGGAGCGGCCCACTTGGCGCTGGAGACCGGTGCCCCGGTCATCCCGATGGCCCAGTGGGGTCCCCAGGAGGTGATGGGCGCTTACAAGAACGAATTCAAGATCCTTCCACGCAAACTCATGCGCACGAATGTTGGTCCGCCTGTTGATCTCGACGACTTTCGCGGGAAGGAGATCACCCGCGAGTTGTTACATGAAGCCACCGACCGGATCATTGAAGCGATCACCGTTCTGCTGGCGGAGTTGCGCGGTGAAGACGCACCCCCCGATCATCTTGACTACCGAGAATGGCGCAAGGCCCAGGCCGGAGGTCAACCCGGTTCAGCCACAGCGAGCACATAG
- a CDS encoding NAD(P)-dependent glycerol-3-phosphate dehydrogenase: protein MTRVTIMGSGSMGTAMAMVTADAGGEVVTWALEPEVADSITRLHENKVYQPGFELPPSITSTTDPEEALRDAEIVLLAIPSQTLRENLKAWKSFIPEGAILVSLMKGIELGTCLRMTQVIAEVAEVSPEYAATMSGPNLAREIVQRQPAATTVACASPENAQKLALAVTTAYFRPYWTPDVVGTELAGAVKNVIALANGMAYGMGFGENSQASMITRGLAEMSRLGAALGANPLTFLGLAGIGDMIATCTSPLSRNRTFGENLGRGLTVEETIEQTKQTCEGVKSCQSVLDLATRNGVDMPITEQVVQVVHHGMPPREMLGNLMSRDPKAEQGSGAAE, encoded by the coding sequence ATGACACGGGTAACGATTATGGGTAGCGGCTCGATGGGAACTGCCATGGCAATGGTGACCGCTGACGCTGGCGGTGAGGTCGTGACCTGGGCATTGGAACCTGAAGTCGCCGATAGCATCACGCGCTTGCACGAGAACAAGGTCTACCAACCCGGTTTTGAGTTGCCCCCGAGCATTACGTCTACCACTGACCCCGAGGAGGCGCTGCGAGACGCGGAGATCGTCCTCCTGGCGATCCCCTCTCAAACATTGCGTGAGAATCTGAAGGCTTGGAAGAGCTTCATTCCGGAAGGCGCGATCCTGGTCAGCCTGATGAAAGGCATCGAACTCGGAACCTGCCTGCGGATGACCCAGGTCATTGCGGAGGTCGCTGAAGTCTCGCCCGAATACGCCGCCACAATGTCAGGCCCCAATCTGGCCCGAGAGATCGTCCAGCGCCAGCCCGCTGCGACCACGGTTGCGTGCGCGAGCCCCGAGAATGCGCAGAAGTTGGCCCTCGCCGTCACCACGGCATACTTCCGGCCCTACTGGACCCCCGATGTGGTGGGCACCGAGCTGGCCGGGGCGGTCAAGAACGTCATCGCGTTGGCCAACGGCATGGCCTACGGAATGGGATTCGGTGAGAACTCCCAGGCATCCATGATCACCCGTGGTTTGGCTGAGATGTCGCGCCTCGGCGCAGCCCTCGGCGCGAATCCGCTGACATTCCTCGGTCTTGCCGGGATCGGCGACATGATCGCCACCTGCACATCACCGCTGTCTCGTAACCGCACGTTCGGCGAGAACCTGGGCCGCGGGCTCACGGTCGAGGAGACCATCGAGCAAACCAAGCAGACGTGCGAGGGCGTCAAAAGTTGCCAGTCCGTGCTGGACCTCGCCACCCGCAACGGTGTCGACATGCCCATCACCGAACAGGTCGTCCAGGTGGTGCACCACGGGATGCCGCCTCGGGAGATGCTGGGCAACTTGATGTCGCGCGACCCGAAGGCGGAACAAGGAAGCGGTGCAGCGGAATAG